The Sulfitobacter pacificus genome includes a window with the following:
- a CDS encoding short chain dehydrogenase, whose product MRIIVVGAGGDIGQAACKELQQRHEIVTVGRSSGDHRVDASDINAVKSLYESIGNFDAVVCCAGDATFAPLARMTQETFMVGLQQKVMAQVNLVLAGLDVISDAGSFTLTSGVLDRDPIRMGSNAATANGALAGFVKSAAIEMPRGLRINVVSPGMLDVSAARYGAWFHGHKPVSSHHVGLAYAKCVEGALTGQVVIVD is encoded by the coding sequence ATGAGAATAATCGTAGTAGGCGCAGGTGGTGATATTGGACAAGCCGCCTGCAAGGAGCTTCAGCAAAGGCATGAGATTGTCACGGTGGGACGTTCAAGTGGGGACCATCGGGTCGATGCAAGCGACATAAACGCGGTGAAATCACTGTATGAAAGCATCGGCAATTTCGATGCTGTGGTTTGCTGCGCAGGCGACGCGACCTTTGCGCCGTTGGCACGGATGACCCAAGAGACCTTCATGGTGGGTCTTCAGCAAAAGGTTATGGCGCAAGTGAACCTTGTCCTCGCTGGACTGGATGTCATTTCGGATGCCGGTTCCTTCACACTGACGAGCGGTGTTCTTGATCGTGATCCGATCAGAATGGGTTCGAATGCGGCGACCGCCAATGGGGCATTGGCAGGCTTCGTCAAGAGTGCTGCTATCGAGATGCCCCGCGGGTTGAGAATCAATGTTGTCAGTCCGGGCATGCTGGACGTGTCCGCGGCGCGTTACGGAGCATGGTTTCACGGCCACAAACCGGTTTCGTCCCATCATGTCGGATTGGCATACGCGAAATGCGTCGAGGGTGCGCTCACAGGACAGGTGGTGATCGTTGATTAA